A portion of the Caloranaerobacter ferrireducens genome contains these proteins:
- a CDS encoding NAD-dependent epimerase/dehydratase family protein: MRVLVTGGAGFIGSHIVDRLINLGYEVAIIDNLSTGNKNNVNKYAQFFYGDILDDNLLTEVFFNFKPKIVVHHAAQSNAQKSINNPINDCETNILGTINLLEMARTFNIEKFIYASSAAVYGETGCIKIDEYYQKQPISFYGISKMTPEFYIETYHKIYGLKYTIFRYSNVYGPRQNPHGEGGVISVFINQMLNDINPTIYGDGTQTRDFIYVDDVVEANLAALNMDVCGIFNISTNIETSINELFELLNNVLKKKYELKYSKWKDGDILRSCLDNSKAKDLLEWKPNFSLKQGIEKTIEYYVKTIKKRKYK; encoded by the coding sequence GTGAGGGTTTTAGTTACAGGAGGAGCAGGTTTTATAGGCTCACATATAGTGGATAGATTAATAAATTTAGGTTATGAAGTAGCAATAATAGATAATTTATCTACAGGAAATAAGAATAATGTAAATAAATATGCTCAATTTTTTTATGGAGATATTTTAGATGATAATTTATTAACTGAGGTTTTTTTCAATTTTAAACCTAAAATTGTAGTTCATCATGCTGCACAGTCAAATGCTCAAAAATCTATAAATAATCCAATTAATGATTGTGAAACTAATATTTTAGGCACAATTAATTTGCTGGAAATGGCTAGAACTTTTAATATAGAAAAATTTATTTATGCATCTTCAGCAGCGGTGTATGGTGAAACAGGTTGTATAAAAATAGATGAATATTATCAAAAACAGCCTATCTCATTCTATGGGATTTCAAAAATGACGCCAGAGTTTTACATAGAAACATATCATAAAATATACGGTCTTAAATACACTATTTTTAGATATTCAAATGTTTATGGACCTAGACAAAACCCACACGGAGAAGGAGGAGTTATTTCTGTTTTTATTAATCAAATGTTAAATGATATAAATCCTACAATTTATGGAGATGGTACCCAAACTAGAGATTTTATTTATGTAGACGATGTTGTGGAAGCTAATTTGGCTGCTTTAAATATGGATGTATGTGGCATATTTAATATTAGTACAAACATTGAAACTTCAATAAACGAATTGTTTGAGTTATTAAATAATGTTCTTAAGAAAAAATATGAACTTAAATATAGCAAATGGAAAGATGGAGATATTTTAAGAAGTTGTCTAGATAATTCAAAAGCAAAAGATTTACTTGAGTGGAAGCCTAACTTTAGTCTTAAACAAGGAATAGAAAAAACTATAGAATATTATGTTAAAACAATAAAAAAGAGAAAATACAAATGA
- a CDS encoding sugar transferase, which yields MILKNLTKFKKTNKIVMIIIDLSLVIIGYYLAYLFKFSFEIPERNLYPFIRLIPFIALVTLMFFDIYGLLSISRKTFIDTVFSLGIALFMILLSTMALSFFFRGFAFPRSVFFIGFIIQLVLLSIWRYIIIKLLRKLHGIKQVMIIGNEKSTKYIAKKLVDKSREWYNVKYLYYNTVNYELKKYIKNVDTVIISSDIDYEDKIKIINLCQKQNIELFIVPDIYEMFMLNAKIDQFDDVVTFKIEKMELTLEQRIIKRTLDIIISLLGIIITLPIMIIVSIAIKLDSKGDIIYKQERLTVGEKKFYLYKFRTMVQDAEKITGPIIAGKCDPRITKVGKFLRTTRLDELPQLFNVLKGQMSIVGPRPERPYFVDKYSKSSPNYYYRMNVKAGLTGLAQILGKYATSYEEKLKFDLLYIRNYSIILDLKIIMQTIKVLFLKEKSEGVAEDKELELMLSEIGLKTYSEIGVTKIE from the coding sequence ATGATTTTGAAGAATTTAACGAAGTTTAAGAAAACTAATAAAATAGTAATGATTATTATAGACTTAAGTTTAGTTATTATAGGTTATTATTTAGCTTATTTGTTTAAATTTAGCTTCGAGATTCCAGAACGTAATTTGTATCCTTTTATTAGATTAATTCCATTTATAGCATTAGTGACATTAATGTTCTTTGATATTTATGGATTACTTTCGATAAGTAGAAAAACTTTTATTGATACAGTATTTTCTTTAGGTATAGCACTTTTTATGATATTACTATCTACTATGGCACTTTCATTTTTCTTTAGAGGTTTTGCATTTCCTAGAAGTGTATTCTTTATTGGGTTTATAATACAATTAGTGCTATTAAGCATATGGAGGTACATAATAATAAAACTGCTTAGAAAACTACATGGTATAAAGCAGGTTATGATTATTGGAAATGAGAAAAGTACAAAATATATAGCTAAAAAGCTGGTTGATAAGTCAAGAGAGTGGTATAATGTAAAATACTTGTATTATAATACGGTTAATTATGAATTAAAAAAATATATAAAAAATGTTGATACTGTAATCATTTCATCAGATATTGACTATGAAGATAAAATAAAAATTATTAATTTGTGTCAAAAGCAAAACATAGAACTATTTATAGTACCAGATATTTATGAAATGTTCATGTTAAATGCTAAGATTGACCAGTTTGACGATGTTGTTACTTTTAAGATAGAAAAAATGGAATTAACACTTGAACAGAGGATTATAAAAAGAACACTAGATATCATTATTTCTCTTTTGGGTATAATAATTACACTACCTATTATGATAATAGTGAGTATAGCTATTAAGCTAGACTCTAAAGGAGATATAATATATAAACAGGAAAGATTAACAGTAGGTGAAAAAAAGTTTTATCTATATAAATTTAGAACTATGGTACAAGATGCAGAAAAAATAACTGGACCTATAATAGCTGGTAAATGTGATCCAAGGATAACTAAGGTTGGTAAGTTTCTGCGAACTACAAGATTGGACGAGTTACCTCAATTGTTTAATGTTTTAAAAGGTCAGATGAGTATAGTTGGACCTAGACCAGAAAGACCTTATTTTGTTGATAAATATTCTAAATCATCACCTAACTATTATTATAGAATGAATGTTAAGGCAGGGTTGACGGGCTTAGCTCAGATATTAGGTAAGTATGCTACGTCATATGAAGAAAAACTCAAGTTTGATTTATTGTATATAAGAAATTATTCAATTATTTTAGATTTAAAGATAATAATGCAAACTATTAAAGTTCTTTTCTTAAAGGAAAAGTCGGAAGGAGTAGCTGAAGATAAAGAATTAGAGCTTATGTTGTCAGAGATAGGATTAAAAACTTATTCTGAGATAGGTGTAACAAAAATAGAGTAG